Below is a window of Humulus lupulus chromosome 2, drHumLupu1.1, whole genome shotgun sequence DNA.
ATTTGCATATTTATAAAGTCCATATGGCAGCCAAAAGTAAATTATTTTATTGGTCCTCTAGTAAAATGACAGCATGTATTACAACTTCTCATACAATAGAGATATTAATTTCCTaacatgtatatattaaatgGAACTGGAGTCCAAATAAAGACTTATGTATTATTTAATTGGCAATCATGGCCTCATGGGCAACAAACAATTCAACGATAAGGCTTCGAAAAAGACCATTTGAAACAAAATATAATACAAAAGTACAACGATGTACACACACCATCTAACGCCAATAAAAAAGAGGGAAAAAACAGTTAACAAACAGAAATCCACATCGTGTGACGCAATTAAGTTGGCCCAAACTCATAACACATAAAACCTAGACCCAATGATCTCCACACATATTATTAGTATTACTACTATGATAATGTAACACAGTAAAATTCCACAGAAAAATGGCGTGAGCTGTATTAGGGTCCCATGAATAAGTCTCAAACGTAGCGTACCCTCTGGCGAACCGGAATTGACCGGTCCCGGAAACCACCGAAATCTCTGATCTACGCTCAAAATGCTTATAAGCCCCTTGAAGTTCTAGGGTACTGCCCATGTACTCCTTGGCCGTGAACACCACAGATATAGACACGTGCAAAATAAGTCCATCTAATGCTGAG
It encodes the following:
- the LOC133815923 gene encoding dirigent protein 1-like codes for the protein MVLISKLSLTLLLALAITIPPLSQSKELKETYMSFYVNDYSAGPNSTVAAIAGIPGKQWTVTQFGTIYITDDPIMDNPDPNSAPIGRSLGTYVTSALDGLILHVSISVVFTAKEYMGSTLELQGAYKHFERRSEISVVSGTGQFRFARGYATFETYSWDPNTAHAIFLWNFTVLHYHSSNTNNMCGDHWV